The Paenibacillus sp. FSL W8-0426 region AAGACAAGAGGTAGGCATTCTGACTTGGCGTCAGGGTGCCTTTTTGTTTTTTTGCGTGTAATGACAGTGTAGAATAGAGAGGATTAAGAGAACGTGAATGCACAATGAAAGGAAGGGAATGGGGAAAACTGATGAAAGCCATGGAGAAAATATTGCCGGATCAATGGACGGAGGAAACGTTCGATCAGATCCAGTTGGAATTGGTTCGCCACATTGAATTGGAAAATCGACTGGAGCAAGAGAACATTCATCTTGTCGCTGGCGTTGATCTTGCATATTGGGAGAGCGCAGGAACCACGCATGCCGTATGCTGCATCTGTGTCGTGGATGTTCGAACGCATGCCGTGCTGGAGGTGCAATCGCTGCGGGACGAGATCAAGGTGCCTTATATTCCGGGGTATTTGTCGTTCAGGGAGCTGCCGCTGATCATGGACACCTTCAAGCAGTTGGAGCACGATCCGGACATCGTCATGTTCGACGGCAACGGATTCCTGCACCCGCGGAATATGGGCATTGCCACGCATGCCTCCTTTTATATGAACAAACCTACGATTGGCGTTGCAAAGAGTTATCTGAAAATCGGCGACACGGACTATGTAATGCCCGCGGATAAGGCGGGAGCTTACACGGATATCGTCGTTGATGGCAGAGTATACGGGC contains the following coding sequences:
- a CDS encoding endonuclease V is translated as MEKILPDQWTEETFDQIQLELVRHIELENRLEQENIHLVAGVDLAYWESAGTTHAVCCICVVDVRTHAVLEVQSLRDEIKVPYIPGYLSFRELPLIMDTFKQLEHDPDIVMFDGNGFLHPRNMGIATHASFYMNKPTIGVAKSYLKIGDTDYVMPADKAGAYTDIVVDGRVYGRTLRTHQNVKPVFVSCGNWIDLDTATGMVLGLVNKESRLPIPVRLADLETKKCRAAVMRESEAAE